From the genome of Nitrosomonas sp., one region includes:
- a CDS encoding cytochrome P460 family protein encodes MSKLKKTLLCGIAPLLVASMLGVTTQAIASGERLYGRFTKDNELYTPRNHREWVFIGSNVTPNDMNDGAAAFPEFHNVYIDPGSYAHWKKTGEFRDDTVIVKELTSVGGKAAPSGNGYFQGEYGGMAAMVKSAKRYPDRPGNWAYFGFPEDSRHGAIQEDSACSACHQQNAEQDQVFTQFYPVLRAAKP; translated from the coding sequence ATGTCAAAGTTGAAAAAAACTTTATTATGCGGTATTGCTCCACTGCTGGTGGCGAGTATGCTGGGTGTGACAACTCAAGCAATTGCTTCCGGCGAAAGATTATATGGCCGTTTCACAAAAGATAACGAGTTGTATACACCTAGAAATCATCGCGAGTGGGTCTTTATTGGTTCAAACGTTACACCGAATGATATGAATGACGGCGCTGCAGCATTTCCAGAATTTCATAATGTTTATATTGATCCAGGCAGTTACGCACACTGGAAAAAAACCGGCGAATTTCGTGATGATACAGTGATTGTTAAAGAATTGACCAGTGTTGGCGGCAAGGCAGCACCGAGTGGAAACGGTTATTTCCAGGGAGAATACGGTGGCATGGCTGCAATGGTCAAGAGCGCGAAACGTTATCCGGACAGGCCAGGAAACTGGGCGTATTTTGGTTTTCCTGAAGATTCCAGACACGGCGCAATTCAGGAAGATTCAGCATGTTCAGCATGTCATCAACAGAATGCAGAACAGGACCAGGTATTCACACAATTCTATCCTGTTCTTCGTGCAGCCAAACCATAA
- the rnhA gene encoding ribonuclease HI, giving the protein MVKEKEDKVVEIYTDGACKGNPGIGGWGALLKYGAREQEIFGGEKLTTNNRMELLAVIRALELLKRPCNVRLHTDSQYVHKGISQWIQTWKARNWKTADNKPVKNVDLWKLLDQLSQNHDITWLWVRGHAGHEGNERADMLANQGVEKINAKCQAE; this is encoded by the coding sequence ATGGTGAAGGAAAAAGAAGACAAGGTAGTCGAAATTTATACTGACGGTGCGTGCAAAGGTAACCCGGGTATCGGTGGCTGGGGCGCATTATTGAAATACGGGGCACGTGAGCAGGAGATATTTGGCGGAGAAAAACTGACCACCAACAATCGGATGGAATTACTTGCCGTAATCCGTGCGCTTGAGCTGCTAAAACGCCCTTGCAATGTGCGCCTGCATACAGATTCGCAATATGTGCATAAAGGTATCAGCCAATGGATACAAACCTGGAAAGCGCGCAACTGGAAAACGGCCGATAATAAACCGGTCAAGAATGTTGATTTGTGGAAACTGCTGGATCAGTTATCGCAGAACCATGATATCACCTGGTTGTGGGTGCGTGGACATGCCGGACATGAAGGAAACGAGCGGGCGGATATGCTGGCTAACCAGGGCGTGGAAAAAATCAATGCTAAGTGTCAAGCTGAATAA
- a CDS encoding class I SAM-dependent methyltransferase — protein MTIQTAQQWFATSLGQYIVDNEFKYFDQVVANIFGYNAIQMGMPQYDFLRTNRMPLRFFVGTEKNNSLISACDYLPIAGDTIDLIIMPHVLEFNENPHQILREVYRVLIPEGHVVISGFNPFSLWGLHHHFVSGQNEFPWNGNFITLSRLKDWLKLFNFEMQGGKLCCYVPPFKQKNWRQRFKFMEDAGDRWWPISGGVYFLHAVKHKYGMRIIKPGWKNSLAGKKKIAAATQRIKP, from the coding sequence ATGACCATACAGACAGCTCAACAATGGTTTGCAACATCGCTGGGGCAATATATTGTTGATAATGAATTTAAATATTTCGATCAGGTTGTCGCCAATATTTTTGGCTATAACGCCATACAAATGGGTATGCCGCAATATGATTTCCTGAGAACAAACAGGATGCCCCTGCGTTTTTTTGTAGGGACTGAAAAAAATAACTCGCTGATCTCTGCTTGTGATTATCTGCCTATAGCCGGTGACACGATTGATTTGATAATTATGCCGCATGTGCTCGAATTTAATGAAAATCCACATCAAATACTTCGAGAGGTATATCGTGTCTTGATACCGGAAGGGCATGTTGTTATTTCAGGATTTAATCCTTTCAGCCTGTGGGGGCTGCACCACCATTTTGTATCTGGCCAGAATGAATTTCCATGGAATGGGAATTTTATTACACTGTCCCGCTTAAAGGACTGGTTAAAATTGTTCAATTTTGAAATGCAAGGTGGAAAACTATGCTGCTACGTGCCGCCTTTCAAGCAGAAAAACTGGCGTCAACGATTTAAGTTTATGGAAGATGCCGGCGACCGTTGGTGGCCTATTTCTGGGGGTGTTTACTTTTTGCATGCGGTAAAACATAAGTATGGTATGCGAATTATTAAGCCGGGCTGGAAAAACAGCTTGGCGGGCAAGAAGAAAATAGCAGCGGCAACCCAGCGAATAAAGCCATGA
- a CDS encoding TraR/DksA family transcriptional regulator yields the protein MANFTEEQLTQIKSALHKRYLELQEEVRSELVQSSEEFDIREADDINNILADVDTALVDKQINEMRELEMSEKYLMELEFGDCVDCGEEIGFERLIANPSAQRCIECQRKYEKLFPHDSNPSL from the coding sequence ATGGCAAATTTTACAGAAGAGCAATTAACACAGATCAAATCTGCTTTGCACAAACGTTATCTGGAACTGCAGGAAGAAGTGCGAAGTGAGCTTGTGCAGAGCAGTGAAGAATTTGATATTCGAGAGGCAGATGATATCAATAATATTTTGGCTGATGTCGATACCGCATTAGTTGATAAGCAAATCAATGAAATGCGTGAACTTGAAATGTCCGAGAAATATCTGATGGAACTTGAGTTTGGTGATTGTGTTGATTGCGGAGAGGAAATTGGATTTGAACGATTAATCGCAAATCCCTCTGCGCAACGTTGCATCGAATGTCAACGGAAATATGAGAAATTATTTCCGCACGACTCGAATCCATCGTTGTAG
- the gloB gene encoding hydroxyacylglutathione hydrolase: protein MALQISPIPAFRDNYIWIIHNSRHAIVVDPGDATPALNYLQSNQLQLEAILITHHHSDHTGGNQALLDRFDVPVYGPKLEAISTVTHPVQEGDTIHISMPQLSLEIIEIPGHTSGHIAYFGSPQQSQNKNILFCGDTLFASGCGRVFEGTPQQMYRSLQKLADLPEDTLVYCTHEYTLGNIAFARIAEPNNVDLEKQEHRAKLLRNKNTPTLPTSIAIEKACNPFLRCQQPEIIKTVSQYAGKMLNKPVDVFTALREWKNSF from the coding sequence ATGGCGCTTCAAATCAGTCCAATACCCGCATTTAGAGATAATTATATCTGGATTATCCATAATTCCAGGCATGCGATAGTTGTTGACCCGGGCGACGCCACACCTGCATTAAATTATCTGCAATCGAATCAATTGCAGCTTGAAGCAATCCTGATTACACATCATCACAGCGATCACACTGGTGGCAATCAAGCACTACTGGATCGATTTGACGTACCTGTTTATGGTCCGAAGCTGGAAGCAATTTCAACTGTAACACACCCTGTTCAGGAAGGTGACACAATCCATATTTCAATGCCGCAACTTTCACTTGAAATTATCGAGATACCCGGCCACACAAGTGGACATATCGCATATTTCGGATCTCCACAACAATCCCAAAACAAAAATATCCTATTTTGTGGAGACACGTTATTTGCCAGTGGCTGCGGGCGCGTTTTTGAAGGAACGCCGCAACAAATGTATCGATCCTTACAAAAACTGGCAGACTTGCCTGAAGATACACTGGTATATTGTACGCATGAATACACACTGGGAAATATCGCCTTTGCCAGGATTGCAGAACCGAATAATGTCGACCTGGAAAAACAGGAGCACCGTGCAAAACTGTTACGCAACAAAAACACGCCCACATTGCCCACAAGTATAGCAATCGAGAAAGCCTGCAACCCTTTCTTGCGATGTCAGCAACCGGAAATCATCAAAACCGTCAGTCAATATGCAGGAAAAATGCTGAATAAACCGGTAGATGTTTTTACCGCATTACGAGAATGGAAAAACAGTTTTTAG
- a CDS encoding peroxiredoxin produces MEWVLAIVVLTIACMVLWFFSSKRVSLEPGQLAPDFKLTDQNGNVQTLADFRGKWLALYFYPKDDTPGCTRQACAFRDDLDKLKALDAEVVGVSVDTVNSHVDFARKFGLQFPLLADTAAETATHYRSLLNLGIVKFAKRNTFLIDPFGKIARVYLSVNASHNSNEIVSDLMYLKNMNSENE; encoded by the coding sequence ATGGAATGGGTGTTAGCCATCGTCGTGTTGACAATAGCCTGTATGGTTTTATGGTTCTTTTCCTCTAAACGGGTTTCACTTGAGCCTGGACAATTGGCGCCTGATTTTAAATTAACTGACCAGAATGGGAATGTGCAGACTCTAGCAGATTTCAGGGGGAAATGGCTGGCGTTATATTTCTATCCAAAAGATGATACCCCGGGGTGCACCCGTCAGGCGTGTGCGTTTCGTGACGATCTGGACAAATTAAAGGCGCTGGATGCAGAAGTAGTCGGCGTTAGCGTGGATACGGTTAATAGTCATGTTGATTTTGCCCGGAAATTTGGCTTGCAATTTCCACTGCTGGCCGATACGGCTGCAGAAACGGCTACGCATTATCGTTCGCTGTTGAATCTGGGTATTGTTAAATTCGCCAAACGGAATACTTTTTTAATTGACCCGTTTGGTAAAATTGCCCGGGTATATCTTTCGGTAAATGCCTCACATAATTCAAATGAAATTGTTTCAGATTTAATGTATCTAAAAAACATGAATAGTGAGAATGAATAG
- the dnaQ gene encoding DNA polymerase III subunit epsilon yields the protein MRQIVLDTETTGLEYKLGHRIVEIAAVEICNRQLTGNHFHHYLNPERESDEGALQVHGLTRAFLEDKPKFREIYKDFLDFIHDAELIIHNAPFDVGFLNHELGLEKLSTVNAYCLQITDTLKLAKELHPGKRNNLDALCERYKIDNSKRTLHGALLDAELLAEVYLSMTRGQETLLMDLDIVSPICNQGADEIKNLNLSVLSATEIELQLHAEQLDRIEKESNHRCVWKKLGL from the coding sequence ATGCGACAGATTGTACTGGATACTGAAACAACAGGACTGGAATACAAGCTCGGGCACCGTATAGTTGAGATTGCGGCGGTTGAAATCTGTAACCGACAGCTAACAGGCAACCATTTTCATCACTACCTGAATCCGGAACGGGAGAGTGATGAAGGCGCGCTGCAAGTTCATGGCTTGACCCGCGCTTTTCTGGAGGATAAACCCAAATTCAGGGAAATATACAAAGACTTTCTCGATTTTATCCATGATGCTGAACTGATTATTCATAATGCCCCTTTTGATGTGGGTTTTCTAAATCATGAACTGGGCCTGGAAAAATTGTCCACAGTGAATGCCTATTGTTTACAAATCACCGATACACTTAAGCTGGCAAAAGAACTCCATCCCGGTAAACGTAATAATCTTGATGCCCTGTGCGAGCGTTATAAAATCGATAATTCCAAAAGGACGCTGCATGGCGCTTTACTTGATGCGGAACTCCTGGCAGAAGTGTATCTTTCCATGACGCGCGGTCAAGAGACTCTGTTAATGGATTTGGATATTGTCAGTCCGATCTGTAATCAGGGTGCCGATGAGATAAAAAACCTTAATTTAAGTGTCTTATCTGCAACTGAAATAGAACTTCAACTGCACGCCGAACAGTTAGACCGTATTGAAAAAGAAAGTAATCATCGATGTGTATGGAAAAAATTGGGTTTATGA
- the trxB gene encoding thioredoxin-disulfide reductase, protein MTTRHCPLLILGSGPAGYTAAVYAARANLNPVIITGLEQGGQLMTTTDVDNWPADAAGVQGPELMERFQKHAERFNTEIIFDHIHTAKLKEKPITLTGDQGTYTCDVLIIATGASAKYLGIPSEEAFMGRGVSACATCDGFFYKGQDVAVIGGGNTAVEEALYLSNIARKVTVVHRREQFRSEKILIDKLMEKTSNGNIKLELNYVLDEVLGDDNGVTGMRIKSTQDETAKTIDVHGVFIAIGHKPNTDIFAGQLEMENGYIITRSGNQGSATSTSIPGVFAAGDVQDHIYRQAVTSAASGCMAALDAEKYFDNL, encoded by the coding sequence ATGACGACAAGACACTGCCCACTTTTAATTCTCGGCTCCGGCCCTGCCGGCTATACCGCTGCTGTTTATGCAGCGCGTGCAAATTTAAACCCTGTCATTATCACCGGACTGGAACAGGGCGGCCAATTGATGACAACTACCGATGTCGATAACTGGCCGGCTGATGCAGCGGGGGTGCAAGGTCCTGAGCTTATGGAGCGTTTTCAAAAGCATGCAGAACGGTTTAATACTGAAATTATTTTCGATCATATTCATACGGCCAAACTCAAGGAAAAACCGATCACATTAACAGGTGACCAGGGAACATACACATGTGATGTGTTAATTATCGCCACGGGCGCATCTGCAAAATATCTTGGCATCCCGTCTGAAGAAGCGTTTATGGGACGCGGCGTATCAGCCTGCGCAACCTGTGACGGTTTTTTTTACAAGGGACAGGATGTTGCCGTTATTGGCGGCGGCAATACTGCCGTAGAGGAAGCACTGTATCTTTCCAATATCGCCCGAAAGGTTACAGTTGTGCATCGACGGGAACAATTCCGTTCCGAAAAGATTCTTATCGATAAGCTAATGGAGAAAACCAGCAACGGCAACATTAAATTGGAACTGAATTACGTCCTCGATGAAGTACTCGGTGATGATAACGGCGTAACCGGCATGCGCATCAAAAGCACACAAGATGAGACCGCCAAAACAATCGATGTTCATGGTGTTTTTATCGCCATTGGACATAAACCCAATACGGATATTTTCGCCGGTCAATTGGAAATGGAAAACGGTTATATCATCACGCGCAGCGGAAATCAGGGTAGTGCAACCTCAACAAGCATTCCCGGCGTTTTTGCGGCAGGCGATGTACAGGACCATATCTACCGACAAGCAGTAACCAGCGCCGCCAGTGGCTGCATGGCGGCGCTTGATGCTGAAAAATATTTCGATAACTTATAG
- a CDS encoding Smr/MutS family protein, with protein sequence MTKKNGLTPADMNDSNLFRAAMQDVAPLAASDKTILKALKPEPVPRQKNAYEQFSETDTVSDANIMETDVDDEWSFLRSGVSRQTLRRLRRGYWPIQDSLDLHGLIQKTAKRELAVFLNSAQENNFRCIKIIHGKGLSSKDRIPVLKNSIGNWLAQHQSVLAFCQARPENGGGGAVLVLLRS encoded by the coding sequence ATGACCAAAAAGAATGGCTTAACGCCTGCGGATATGAACGACAGCAACTTGTTTCGTGCAGCAATGCAAGATGTTGCGCCATTAGCTGCGTCTGACAAGACCATTCTGAAAGCGTTGAAACCGGAGCCTGTGCCGCGGCAAAAAAACGCATACGAACAATTCTCTGAGACCGATACCGTTTCCGACGCAAATATTATGGAAACTGACGTCGACGACGAATGGTCTTTTCTACGATCAGGTGTTTCACGGCAAACCTTGCGCCGTTTAAGACGCGGTTACTGGCCTATTCAGGACAGCCTGGACCTGCACGGGCTCATCCAGAAAACTGCAAAAAGAGAGCTGGCAGTTTTTTTAAATAGCGCCCAGGAAAACAATTTCCGGTGCATAAAAATCATACATGGCAAAGGACTCAGTTCCAAAGACCGGATTCCTGTATTGAAAAACAGTATTGGCAACTGGTTAGCACAACATCAGTCTGTACTCGCCTTTTGCCAGGCCAGACCGGAGAATGGCGGCGGCGGCGCAGTATTGGTTTTGCTCAGAAGTTAA